A single genomic interval of Bradyrhizobium japonicum USDA 6 harbors:
- a CDS encoding DUF5666 domain-containing protein — protein sequence MSRPPLISRRLLLTGFWLAGTAMAHAQIKRGTDQGIGGTGIRRGDDHGIGGTGIVGVIQRFGSIYVNGERVTYASDVPVRIDGEAASPKALRIGQLARVVATRQADGTLVTRNITIASEVAGPIEAVKGNELTVLGQKIVASDKESKLRAGTQVAVYGLRRTDGVIVASLIEPRREAIERVTGLVERGPDGLRIGGLRLSGVDPLLVGQRAQIEGRSSQGTMQAARTRIDDFSDLVGASRLSIEAYVQRVGSNLQLGSGFVARDGSRFGPAAGEARMVVNGVFDRSRGLQVESVQASGQGPGAPPSGGGNPNRSPGGSILHPNRGAATPSGGQPGAPGGGPAPGSGAGSGPGPGSSANPGSAPTGPSGPSGPGGFGSPGGGPMGPGGGMGGGGFGGPGGGMGGGRR from the coding sequence ATGAGCCGGCCGCCGTTGATCTCCCGCCGTCTGCTGCTGACAGGATTTTGGCTCGCCGGTACGGCGATGGCCCACGCGCAGATCAAGCGCGGCACCGATCAGGGCATCGGCGGCACCGGAATCAGGCGCGGTGACGACCACGGCATCGGCGGCACCGGCATCGTCGGCGTGATCCAGCGTTTTGGCAGCATCTACGTCAACGGCGAGCGCGTCACCTATGCGAGCGACGTGCCGGTCCGGATCGACGGCGAGGCCGCGAGCCCCAAGGCTCTGCGCATTGGCCAGCTTGCGCGCGTGGTCGCGACCCGTCAGGCCGATGGCACGCTCGTGACGCGCAACATCACGATCGCGAGCGAGGTCGCAGGTCCGATCGAAGCCGTGAAGGGCAACGAGCTGACGGTGCTCGGCCAGAAGATCGTCGCAAGCGACAAGGAGAGCAAGCTTCGTGCGGGCACGCAGGTGGCCGTCTACGGCCTGCGCCGGACCGACGGCGTGATCGTCGCAAGCCTGATCGAGCCGCGGCGCGAAGCGATCGAGCGTGTCACCGGTCTCGTCGAGCGCGGCCCTGACGGCTTGCGTATTGGCGGGCTGAGGCTGAGCGGGGTCGATCCGCTGCTGGTTGGCCAGCGCGCCCAGATCGAGGGCCGTTCGAGCCAGGGCACGATGCAGGCCGCGCGCACGCGCATCGACGACTTCTCAGATCTCGTCGGCGCAAGCCGCCTCTCGATCGAAGCCTATGTGCAGCGTGTGGGATCGAACCTCCAGCTCGGCTCCGGCTTCGTGGCTCGTGACGGTTCACGCTTCGGCCCGGCAGCCGGCGAAGCCCGCATGGTGGTCAACGGCGTGTTCGACCGCTCGCGCGGCTTGCAGGTGGAATCGGTTCAGGCCAGCGGCCAGGGGCCGGGAGCACCCCCATCCGGTGGCGGCAATCCCAATCGGTCGCCCGGCGGCTCGATCCTGCATCCGAACCGCGGCGCCGCCACTCCGAGCGGCGGCCAGCCCGGCGCGCCCGGTGGTGGACCTGCGCCGGGATCTGGCGCGGGATCTGGCCCAGGACCTGGCTCAAGTGCGAATCCCGGCTCCGCGCCGACGGGCCCGAGCGGCCCGTCAGGCCCCGGCGGATTTGGTTCGCCCGGCGGCGGGCCGATGGGACCCGGCGGTGGAATGGGCGGTGGCGGCTTCGGAGGTCCCGGAGGCGGGATGGGCGGCGGCCGGCGGTAA
- a CDS encoding methyl-accepting chemotaxis protein translates to MKLLSHLKIRTKLTSMVCLAALTVTAIIAVSAFLSKSRMMEDRVQQMKTAVDMLYNLAQSVQDDVTAGKLTQAEAKAQFHMRGRRMTFNGNQGYPVVYNADTSLLVNGANQQLEGKITSAIDANGVLIADAILKAGEQNGGGVASYLYPRPGQTEAVRKTVFARKFAPWNATISYGLYVDDIDADVRALTLELAAVGLGLMLLMATLSWLIARDVLGALDRQKTRMQEIADGAIDKPVEETGRGDEIGRMAETLEVLRQTALTARTLESEQVAAKTRSEQEKRDALISLADRFDASVGQLVGLMASGSGELETTAKSMSSTAEGTNRRAAVVGSAATEASQRVQTVAAAAEELSSSITEISRQVAQSAEVTGRAVDSARRTDTIVRALSDGAQQIEHVAELISSIAAQTNLLALNATIEAARAGEAGRGFAVVASEVKSLASQTAEATREIGDKIAQIQGATKEAVDAIGGITATIEEVSRIATSIGAAIEEQGAATAEIARSVSQTAEATKEVTTNIGGVSTAANETGNAAGMVLAAASNLSKQAEQLSGEVGTFLAGVRAA, encoded by the coding sequence ATGAAGCTGTTGAGCCATCTGAAGATCCGCACCAAGCTTACCAGCATGGTCTGCCTTGCGGCTCTCACAGTCACAGCCATCATCGCGGTATCGGCCTTCCTCAGCAAGAGCCGCATGATGGAGGACCGGGTCCAGCAGATGAAGACCGCGGTCGACATGCTCTACAATCTCGCCCAGTCGGTCCAGGACGACGTCACCGCCGGCAAGCTGACGCAGGCCGAGGCCAAGGCCCAGTTCCACATGCGCGGACGGCGCATGACCTTCAACGGCAATCAGGGCTATCCGGTCGTCTACAACGCCGACACGTCCCTCCTCGTCAACGGCGCCAACCAGCAGCTCGAAGGCAAGATCACCAGCGCGATCGACGCCAACGGCGTCCTCATTGCCGACGCGATCCTCAAGGCCGGCGAACAGAATGGCGGCGGCGTAGCCTCCTATCTCTACCCGCGCCCCGGCCAGACCGAAGCGGTGCGCAAGACCGTGTTTGCGCGCAAGTTCGCCCCCTGGAACGCGACGATCAGCTATGGCCTCTATGTCGACGACATCGATGCCGATGTGCGCGCGCTGACGCTCGAGCTTGCCGCGGTCGGCCTCGGCCTGATGCTGTTGATGGCGACGTTGTCGTGGCTGATCGCCCGCGACGTGCTCGGCGCGCTCGATCGCCAGAAGACCCGCATGCAGGAGATTGCCGACGGTGCCATCGACAAGCCGGTCGAGGAGACCGGCCGCGGTGACGAGATCGGCCGCATGGCCGAGACCCTCGAAGTGCTCAGGCAGACTGCTTTGACGGCGCGCACGCTGGAGTCCGAGCAGGTCGCCGCCAAGACACGCAGCGAGCAAGAGAAGCGTGACGCGCTGATCTCGCTGGCCGACCGCTTCGATGCCTCGGTCGGCCAGCTCGTCGGCCTGATGGCCTCGGGCTCCGGCGAGCTCGAGACCACCGCCAAGTCGATGTCGTCCACGGCCGAAGGCACCAATCGCCGCGCCGCCGTGGTCGGCTCGGCCGCCACCGAAGCCAGCCAGCGCGTCCAGACGGTCGCGGCTGCCGCCGAGGAGCTCTCCTCCTCCATCACCGAGATCAGCCGCCAGGTCGCGCAATCCGCCGAAGTCACCGGCCGCGCCGTGGACAGCGCACGCCGCACCGACACCATCGTCCGCGCGCTCTCGGACGGCGCCCAGCAGATCGAGCACGTCGCCGAGCTGATCTCCAGCATCGCGGCGCAGACCAATCTGCTCGCGCTCAACGCCACCATCGAGGCCGCGCGCGCCGGTGAAGCCGGCCGCGGCTTTGCGGTCGTCGCCTCCGAGGTGAAGTCGCTCGCCAGTCAGACCGCGGAAGCCACCCGCGAGATCGGCGACAAGATCGCGCAGATCCAGGGGGCGACCAAGGAGGCCGTGGACGCCATCGGCGGCATCACCGCCACCATCGAGGAAGTCAGCCGCATCGCCACCTCGATCGGCGCGGCCATCGAGGAGCAAGGCGCCGCCACCGCCGAGATCGCCCGCAGCGTCTCGCAGACCGCGGAGGCGACCAAGGAAGTCACCACCAATATCGGCGGTGTCAGCACCGCGGCGAACGAGACCGGCAACGCCGCCGGCATGGTGCTCGCGGCCGCCTCGAACCTCTCCAAACAGGCCGAGCAGCTCTCCGGCGAGGTCGGCACGTTCCTCGCGGGTGTTCGCGCGGCGTAA
- a CDS encoding M23 family metallopeptidase — translation MSKSSAQYSQYPQHHAHDHGRAFHRRPAAAVAAAASPLPATDDAYTIVHHGKQVRLGPVVFWIVVGTVVLLGLWSAATATYFAFRDDVLTRLIARQAEMQYAYEDRIAELRAKVDRTTSRQLLDQEQFDQKLDQIMKRQTALESRATALGAMPDVTGSIPRTAPQRGDSSQGATQGTPKPSPISDTVIFVAPPDREARLESRAPTVAAPPTSQFAKNQGFDNVLVRLTTSLDQVERRQMAALSAVEEGMDSRMRRMRGVVSDLGLNLASLEAAVPRSAMGGPFVPIKLTANAGPFEKQLSRINTTRAEMDRLNRTLALVPYRKPVIGEVEFTSGFGVRSDPFLGRPAMHTGLDFRAATGDPARVTANGKVVSAGWSGGYGRMVEVDHGNGLSTRYGHLSEINVKVGEIVKLGQVIGLVGSTGRSTGPHLHYETRIDGEAVDPQKFLRAGVRLSAG, via the coding sequence ATGTCGAAAAGTTCTGCCCAATATTCGCAGTACCCCCAACATCACGCGCACGATCACGGACGGGCCTTCCATCGCCGTCCTGCCGCCGCCGTGGCTGCAGCCGCTAGCCCCCTTCCCGCGACCGACGACGCCTACACTATCGTGCACCACGGCAAGCAGGTCCGCCTCGGACCCGTGGTGTTCTGGATCGTGGTCGGCACCGTCGTGCTGCTCGGACTCTGGTCGGCCGCGACCGCGACCTATTTCGCCTTCCGCGACGACGTCCTGACCCGGCTGATCGCGCGCCAGGCCGAGATGCAGTACGCCTACGAAGACCGCATCGCCGAGCTCCGCGCCAAGGTCGATCGCACCACCAGCAGGCAGCTGCTCGACCAGGAGCAATTCGACCAGAAGCTCGACCAGATCATGAAGCGCCAGACGGCGCTGGAGTCCCGCGCCACGGCACTCGGGGCCATGCCCGACGTCACGGGATCAATCCCCCGCACGGCCCCGCAGCGCGGCGATTCGAGCCAGGGCGCGACGCAGGGCACGCCGAAGCCGTCGCCGATCAGCGACACCGTGATCTTCGTGGCGCCGCCCGATCGCGAAGCGCGGCTTGAGTCGCGCGCGCCGACCGTCGCGGCACCGCCGACCAGCCAATTTGCCAAGAACCAGGGTTTCGACAACGTCCTGGTCCGGCTCACGACCTCGCTTGACCAGGTCGAGCGTCGCCAGATGGCGGCGCTCAGCGCCGTCGAGGAAGGCATGGATTCACGCATGCGCCGGATGCGCGGCGTCGTCAGCGACCTCGGCCTCAATCTCGCCAGCCTCGAAGCGGCTGTGCCGCGCTCCGCGATGGGCGGTCCTTTCGTGCCCATCAAGCTGACGGCCAATGCCGGGCCGTTCGAGAAGCAGCTCTCACGCATCAACACCACCCGCGCCGAGATGGACCGGCTCAATCGCACGCTGGCGCTGGTGCCCTACCGCAAGCCCGTCATCGGCGAGGTCGAATTCACCTCCGGCTTCGGCGTGCGCAGCGATCCCTTCCTCGGCCGGCCCGCGATGCATACCGGACTCGACTTCCGTGCCGCGACCGGCGATCCCGCACGCGTCACCGCCAACGGCAAGGTCGTTTCGGCCGGCTGGTCCGGTGGTTACGGCCGCATGGTCGAAGTCGATCACGGCAACGGGCTCTCGACCCGCTACGGCCATCTCTCCGAGATCAACGTCAAGGTCGGCGAGATCGTGAAGCTCGGCCAGGTCATCGGCCTCGTCGGTTCGACCGGCCGTTCCACCGGCCCGCATCTGCACTACGAAACCCGCATCGACGGCGAAGCGGTCGATCCGCAGAAATTCTTGCGCGCCGGCGTGCGGCTCAGCGCGGGCTAA
- a CDS encoding peroxiredoxin: MSKKSRKKSSKTPSGIATGKKKTPTKRATTQTKSAKTQRTPASKSTGTVAKAGSHKAASKQLNSSKSASAPAKAKPALTEGQKAPAFRLPRDGGDVVSLADYAGRKLVLFFYPRADTPGCTREAIDFTRLADAFSAAGTALLGISADPLRAQEKFRDKHSLGMPLVSDEKHEMLGAYGAWGEKSMYGKSFLGVLRTTILLGADGKVARVWRNVRVDGHADEVLEAARSL; encoded by the coding sequence ATGTCCAAGAAATCCCGAAAGAAATCGTCCAAAACGCCCTCCGGCATCGCAACGGGTAAAAAGAAGACCCCGACCAAGCGGGCAACGACTCAAACAAAGTCCGCGAAAACACAGCGGACGCCGGCCAGCAAATCAACCGGGACCGTAGCAAAAGCAGGATCACATAAGGCCGCATCGAAACAGTTAAATTCCTCCAAATCGGCCTCCGCGCCCGCGAAGGCGAAGCCGGCCCTGACCGAGGGTCAGAAGGCGCCCGCCTTCCGGCTGCCCCGCGACGGCGGCGATGTGGTCTCGCTCGCCGACTATGCCGGTCGGAAGCTCGTCCTGTTCTTCTACCCCCGTGCCGACACGCCCGGCTGCACCCGGGAGGCGATCGATTTCACACGGCTGGCGGACGCTTTCAGCGCTGCCGGCACGGCCCTGCTCGGCATCTCCGCCGATCCGTTAAGGGCCCAGGAGAAGTTCCGGGACAAGCACAGCCTCGGCATGCCCCTCGTCTCGGATGAGAAACACGAGATGCTGGGGGCGTACGGCGCCTGGGGCGAAAAGTCCATGTATGGCAAGAGTTTCCTCGGCGTTCTTCGCACCACGATACTGCTTGGTGCCGACGGTAAGGTAGCCAGGGTCTGGCGCAATGTCCGCGTCGACGGCCACGCCGACGAGGTGCTGGAAGCGGCAAGAAGCCTTTAA
- a CDS encoding YhdP family protein, whose translation MPAQGASLPVDGCGPGGAQSYDGRLYREAMARNTSPQDYNRDFDRRGGQQQPQEWDDADWDPDQEAAAGYRARRLLSRSNSGFHRFGDRFASLRRWLAAGRWLRRLAIVVGALAVIFVGCFGALWWRLGAGPINLDIATPWLAAAIEDNIGHGNTVEVGGTQIERAGRIRIAVRIRDIVVRDHDHAIVATAPKAEVKLSGAGLLMGHLRAESLNLVDAELAIRIAPDGTVTVSAGDTAKPLATGVASKKEAGLPPTFPRNGVPPPPFATGPASPNASQAAPQAAAPSGILQGLDWLDSLSMTGLDGQNLNEIGLKNGNLIVDDQQRGSKWSFENITLSLRRPSHGGVALSLGEEGARPWSLRATIGPAENGVRSVDIRADKVSTANILLALRVKDFTYTADLPLTGELKGELGRDGVPTFFRGKIAVGAGNIIDTDTPDYPMAIDSAEINVEWDSNRRVLVAPFKILSGANRLTLLAHLEPPNGTTNDWQLGFSGGSILLGGIDNEPPLVFNRIAIGFRFDTDHKRMLLTQADISNGEIGVAGTGAIDYSGEPRLTLGFAGTPMSASALKRMWPTLVVPELREWVIERIERGTLQRIEIGVNSPTKNLPRKGPPIPDDGLSVNIVASGVAVRPVDGMPVVHDADLKARVTGRTATVNIGQGIADTPAGRKVTISDFVFEVPDMAPKPSPSRTRFRVDGPVPAAAEMLANDRLSDLSSTVVDPNTSKGTFTANIQLGLPVKGELTKADTTYAVTADLNGFAADKLVMNQKLEANNLKISASNQGYQVKGDVKINGQAASLDYRKPAEGDADVKLQTTLDDASRARLGFDLSPAVSGSLPIKLSGKIASGPDQTTKLGVEADLTSLKLDNILPGWFKLPGKSAKASFKVVPTAQSTRLEDIVVEGGGASIKGSLEVDPNGDLMNANFPTYAPTDGDKASLKVERGQDGVVRGTMRGDVFDGRGFLKSAISGNSKDDAKNKMKNVDFDIDVKLGAVAGFNGEAMRSVDGKMSRRNGAVKAFTLNGKIGRDTPVAADLRGGRAQGNREVIYLQTNDAGALLRFTDTYTKAIGGQMVVAMEPPTSEPNTTREGLINVRDFTVKGEAQLERVAAGAPNGTGNGVSFSALRAEFTRQNGALTIRDGVVKGPMIGATIEGSIDYPGNQVCMSGTFVPMYGVNNIFGQIPLFGIFLGGGNNEGLIGVTYEVVGTPAAPVMRVNPISAMAPGLFRKIFEFNTGKQNSPFEEFPSQSNDGSTGSTRQLSNGCTLARR comes from the coding sequence ATGCCGGCACAGGGAGCTTCGCTTCCCGTGGACGGCTGCGGTCCCGGCGGTGCTCAATCCTACGATGGGCGTCTGTATCGAGAGGCAATGGCAAGGAATACGTCGCCCCAGGATTACAATCGGGATTTCGATCGGCGCGGCGGTCAACAGCAGCCGCAGGAATGGGACGACGCCGACTGGGATCCGGATCAGGAAGCAGCGGCGGGCTATCGGGCGCGCCGGCTGTTGTCGCGTTCTAATTCGGGCTTCCATCGCTTCGGTGACAGGTTTGCGTCGTTGCGCCGCTGGCTGGCCGCCGGTCGCTGGCTGAGGCGGCTGGCCATCGTGGTCGGAGCCCTCGCCGTCATTTTCGTCGGCTGCTTCGGCGCGCTGTGGTGGCGGCTTGGCGCAGGTCCCATCAACCTCGACATCGCGACGCCCTGGCTCGCTGCCGCCATCGAGGACAATATCGGCCACGGCAACACCGTGGAGGTCGGCGGCACCCAGATCGAGCGGGCCGGGCGGATCCGCATCGCCGTGCGCATCCGCGACATCGTCGTCCGCGACCACGATCACGCCATCGTCGCCACCGCACCGAAGGCCGAAGTGAAGCTGTCGGGGGCGGGTCTTCTGATGGGGCACCTGCGCGCCGAGAGCCTCAATCTCGTGGACGCCGAGCTGGCGATCCGCATTGCGCCCGACGGCACCGTCACCGTGTCCGCCGGCGACACCGCCAAGCCGCTGGCGACCGGCGTCGCCTCCAAGAAGGAAGCGGGCCTGCCGCCGACATTCCCGCGCAACGGTGTCCCGCCGCCGCCATTCGCCACCGGGCCTGCAAGTCCGAACGCATCCCAGGCCGCTCCCCAGGCCGCTGCCCCGAGTGGCATTCTTCAGGGCCTCGACTGGCTCGACAGTCTGAGCATGACCGGGCTCGACGGCCAGAACCTCAACGAGATCGGTCTGAAGAACGGCAATCTGATCGTCGACGATCAGCAGCGCGGCAGCAAATGGAGCTTTGAGAACATCACGCTCAGCCTGCGCCGGCCGAGCCATGGCGGCGTCGCGCTCAGCCTCGGCGAGGAGGGCGCGCGCCCGTGGTCGCTGCGCGCCACGATCGGCCCCGCCGAGAACGGTGTGCGTTCGGTCGACATCCGCGCCGATAAGGTTTCCACCGCCAACATCCTGCTGGCGCTCCGGGTGAAGGACTTCACCTACACCGCCGACCTGCCGCTGACCGGCGAGCTCAAGGGTGAGCTCGGCCGCGACGGCGTGCCGACCTTCTTCCGCGGCAAGATCGCGGTCGGCGCGGGCAACATCATCGACACCGACACGCCAGACTATCCGATGGCGATCGACTCGGCCGAGATCAACGTCGAGTGGGATTCGAACCGGCGGGTGCTGGTCGCTCCGTTCAAGATCCTCTCGGGCGCGAACCGCCTGACGCTTCTGGCCCATCTCGAGCCGCCGAACGGCACCACCAACGACTGGCAGCTTGGCTTCAGCGGCGGCTCGATCCTGCTGGGCGGCATCGACAACGAGCCCCCGCTGGTCTTCAACCGTATCGCGATCGGCTTCCGCTTCGATACCGACCACAAGCGCATGCTGCTGACGCAAGCCGATATCAGCAATGGCGAGATCGGCGTCGCCGGCACCGGTGCCATCGACTATTCGGGCGAGCCACGGCTGACGCTCGGCTTCGCGGGAACGCCGATGTCGGCCTCCGCGCTCAAGCGGATGTGGCCGACGCTTGTCGTTCCCGAGTTGCGCGAATGGGTGATCGAGCGGATCGAGCGCGGCACCCTCCAGCGGATCGAGATCGGCGTCAATTCGCCGACGAAGAACCTCCCGCGCAAGGGCCCGCCCATTCCCGACGACGGCCTGTCGGTCAACATCGTCGCGAGCGGCGTCGCGGTCCGCCCCGTCGATGGCATGCCGGTGGTGCACGACGCCGATTTGAAGGCGCGTGTGACCGGGCGCACCGCGACCGTGAATATCGGGCAGGGCATTGCCGATACGCCGGCGGGCCGCAAGGTCACGATCTCCGACTTCGTCTTCGAGGTGCCGGATATGGCGCCCAAACCGTCGCCGTCGCGGACCAGGTTCCGGGTCGATGGCCCGGTGCCTGCGGCCGCCGAAATGCTCGCCAATGATCGCCTGAGCGATCTGTCGTCGACCGTCGTCGATCCCAACACCAGCAAGGGGACGTTCACGGCCAACATCCAGCTCGGCCTGCCGGTCAAGGGCGAGCTAACCAAGGCCGACACCACCTACGCCGTCACCGCCGATCTCAACGGCTTTGCCGCCGACAAGCTGGTGATGAACCAGAAGCTCGAGGCCAACAACCTCAAGATATCAGCGAGCAACCAGGGCTATCAGGTCAAGGGCGACGTCAAGATCAACGGGCAGGCGGCTTCGCTGGACTACCGCAAGCCGGCGGAGGGCGATGCGGACGTCAAATTGCAGACCACGCTGGACGATGCCAGCCGCGCGCGTCTCGGATTCGATCTGAGCCCCGCCGTCAGCGGATCGCTGCCGATCAAGCTGTCGGGCAAGATCGCCAGCGGTCCGGATCAGACTACCAAGCTCGGCGTCGAGGCCGACCTGACCTCGCTAAAGCTCGACAACATCCTGCCCGGCTGGTTCAAGCTGCCGGGCAAATCGGCCAAGGCCAGCTTCAAGGTGGTGCCGACGGCGCAATCAACGCGGCTGGAGGACATCGTCGTCGAAGGCGGCGGGGCCTCGATCAAGGGTTCGCTCGAGGTCGATCCGAACGGCGACCTCATGAACGCGAACTTCCCGACCTACGCCCCGACCGACGGCGACAAGGCCTCGTTGAAGGTGGAGCGTGGCCAGGATGGGGTGGTGCGGGGCACGATGCGCGGGGACGTGTTCGACGGCCGCGGTTTCCTGAAGTCGGCGATCTCAGGCAATTCCAAGGACGACGCCAAGAACAAGATGAAGAACGTCGATTTCGACATCGACGTGAAGCTCGGTGCCGTCGCGGGCTTCAACGGCGAGGCGATGCGCAGCGTCGATGGCAAGATGTCGCGACGCAATGGCGCCGTCAAAGCCTTCACGCTGAACGGCAAGATCGGCCGCGACACGCCGGTGGCCGCCGATTTGCGCGGCGGCCGCGCCCAGGGCAATCGCGAGGTGATCTACCTCCAGACCAACGATGCCGGCGCGTTGCTGCGCTTCACCGACACCTACACCAAGGCGATCGGCGGCCAGATGGTGGTGGCGATGGAGCCTCCGACGTCGGAGCCGAACACCACGCGCGAGGGCCTCATCAACGTCCGCGACTTCACGGTGAAGGGCGAGGCGCAGCTCGAACGCGTTGCCGCCGGCGCGCCCAACGGCACCGGGAACGGCGTCTCCTTCAGCGCGCTGCGCGCCGAGTTCACGCGCCAGAACGGCGCGCTGACGATCCGCGATGGCGTCGTCAAGGGCCCGATGATCGGCGCCACCATCGAGGGCTCGATCGATTATCCCGGCAACCAGGTGTGCATGAGCGGGACCTTCGTGCCGATGTATGGCGTCAACAACATCTTCGGCCAGATCCCGCTGTTCGGCATTTTCCTCGGCGGCGGAAACAATGAAGGATTGATCGGCGTCACCTATGAAGTCGTCGGCACGCCGGCGGCGCCGGTGATGCGCGTCAACCCGATCTCGGCGATGGCGCCGGGCCTGTTCCGCAAGATCTTCGAGTTCAACACCGGTAAGCAGAACTCGCCGTTCGAGGAATTCCCCTCGCAGTCGAACGACGGCTCGACCGGATCGACGCGCCAGCTCTCGAACGGCTGTACCCTCGCGCGGCGGTAA
- a CDS encoding DUF6502 family protein: MNAKSGSKAAAPQPNAAAKLHAPLARLLRPLVRLCIRSGMTFPALAQLLRELFVNVAEHDFALEGKEQTDSRVSLLTGIHRKEVARLRGAGAPVHEAPAAVSLTSAVIARWLAAPEFTDAKGEPLALPRTAEGDAPSFEQLVASVTKDVRPRAVLDEWVDRKLVTINDSDEIELVEAAFVPSGEDDSKWHYLGRNLHDHIAAAAQNVSGAAPRFLERAVHYNNISPKLAKRLEARSRELAMDALKTANREANRALTKDKGGDARWNFGVYIYSEDADGEGEAKEGGKESGKEGGSS; encoded by the coding sequence ATGAATGCCAAGTCCGGGTCCAAAGCAGCGGCTCCGCAGCCGAATGCCGCCGCGAAGCTGCACGCGCCGCTGGCGCGGCTGCTGCGCCCGCTCGTGCGGCTCTGCATTCGCAGCGGCATGACCTTTCCGGCATTGGCGCAATTGCTTCGCGAGCTGTTCGTCAACGTCGCCGAGCACGATTTTGCGCTGGAGGGGAAGGAGCAGACCGACAGCCGCGTCAGCCTGCTCACCGGAATCCATCGCAAGGAGGTGGCGCGGCTGCGCGGTGCCGGTGCGCCGGTGCACGAGGCGCCGGCCGCGGTGTCGCTGACGAGCGCCGTGATCGCGCGCTGGCTTGCCGCGCCCGAATTCACCGATGCGAAGGGCGAGCCGCTGGCGTTGCCGCGCACGGCCGAGGGCGATGCGCCGTCGTTCGAGCAGCTGGTCGCCTCCGTCACCAAGGACGTGCGGCCGCGCGCGGTGCTCGACGAATGGGTCGACCGCAAGCTCGTCACCATCAACGATTCCGACGAGATCGAGCTGGTCGAGGCGGCCTTCGTCCCGAGCGGCGAGGACGACAGCAAATGGCACTATCTCGGCCGCAATCTGCACGACCATATCGCGGCCGCCGCGCAGAACGTCTCAGGCGCGGCGCCGCGCTTCCTCGAGCGCGCGGTGCACTACAACAACATCTCGCCGAAGCTTGCCAAGCGCCTCGAGGCACGCTCGCGCGAGCTCGCGATGGACGCGCTGAAGACCGCCAACCGCGAGGCCAATCGCGCGCTCACCAAGGACAAGGGCGGTGACGCCCGCTGGAATTTCGGCGTCTACATCTACAGCGAAGACGCAGATGGCGAAGGAGAGGCCAAAGAAGGCGGCAAGGAAAGCGGCAAGGAGGGTGGTTCTTCATGA